One segment of Pseudodesulfovibrio sp. 5S69 DNA contains the following:
- a CDS encoding YibE/F family protein has product MHAPSKTTRDWLLALIFIIISVGLYYLPTGFESNKDKDAVHCTGRVTAVDDAHVQNLGMIRAGEQEVTLDILDGPFKGETFTANNQLLGQLDRDKLFKAGDTAYVILTVDSDGKVIYVNPQAHYRLGLELFLLGLFAALLLIFGGLTGFKALLSFVFTGLLLWKVLVPMLLKGVDPVWLTLCVVALLCAVIIFLVAGINRTGATAFLGAFLGVVASCAMGIYFTGHFHVHGAVMPFAETLLYAGYGHLNLTRVFMAGVFLSSCGAVMDLAMDVASAMAEVVDKKPGISRVEAVWSGIRVGRAVVGTMTTTLLLAYSGGFVTLLMAFMAQGIPLDTTFNFIYVAAEVLKTLVGSFGLVTVAPFTALVGGLLMTTARPAASALRH; this is encoded by the coding sequence ATGCACGCACCCAGCAAGACCACACGCGACTGGCTCCTGGCCCTGATCTTCATCATCATCTCCGTCGGCCTCTATTACCTGCCCACCGGCTTCGAATCGAACAAGGACAAGGACGCGGTCCACTGCACGGGCCGGGTCACGGCCGTGGACGACGCCCACGTCCAGAACCTGGGCATGATCCGCGCAGGCGAGCAGGAGGTCACCCTGGACATTCTGGACGGTCCGTTCAAGGGCGAGACGTTTACGGCCAACAACCAGCTCCTGGGCCAACTGGACCGCGACAAGCTGTTCAAGGCCGGAGACACGGCCTACGTCATCCTGACCGTGGACAGCGACGGCAAGGTCATCTACGTCAACCCCCAGGCCCATTACCGGCTCGGGCTCGAACTGTTCCTGCTCGGACTGTTCGCCGCGTTGCTGCTGATCTTCGGCGGGCTGACCGGGTTCAAGGCGCTGCTCTCGTTCGTCTTCACCGGCCTCCTTTTATGGAAGGTTCTGGTGCCCATGCTGCTCAAGGGGGTGGACCCGGTCTGGCTGACCCTGTGCGTGGTGGCGTTGCTCTGCGCGGTGATCATCTTCCTGGTGGCCGGGATCAACCGGACCGGCGCGACCGCCTTTCTCGGGGCCTTCCTCGGGGTGGTCGCCAGTTGCGCCATGGGCATCTATTTCACGGGGCATTTCCACGTCCACGGCGCGGTTATGCCCTTTGCCGAGACCCTGCTCTACGCGGGCTACGGCCACCTGAACCTGACCCGCGTGTTCATGGCCGGGGTGTTCCTGTCCTCCTGCGGGGCGGTCATGGACCTGGCCATGGACGTGGCCTCGGCCATGGCCGAGGTGGTCGACAAGAAGCCGGGCATCTCGCGGGTGGAGGCGGTCTGGTCGGGCATCCGTGTGGGCCGGGCCGTGGTCGGGACCATGACCACCACCTTGCTTTTAGCCTATTCGGGCGGATTCGTGACCCTGCTCATGGCCTTCATGGCCCAGGGCATTCCGCTGGATACGACCTTCAACTTCATCTACGTGGCCGCCGAGGTCCTCAAAACCCTGGTGGGCAGCTTCGGGCTGGTCACCGTGGCCCCGTTCACGGCCCTGGTGGGCGGGCTGCTCATGACCACGGCCAGGCCCGCGGCGAGCGCGCTGCGCCATTGA
- the recA gene encoding recombinase RecA, which produces MARKAVDPEALRKEALGTALTTIERKFGKGSIMRLDGEASHSIPFIPTGSIGLDIALGIGGVPRGRVIEIYGPESSGKTTLALHIIAQAQKAGGSAAFVDAEHALDPGYAKRLGVHTDDLLISQPDYGEQALEIADLLVRSGALDVIVIDSVAALIPQAELEGQMGETQVGSQARLMSHALRKLTGTIHKSNCVVIFINQIRMKIGMTGYGNPETTSGGNALKFYASCRLDIRRIQTLKDKDEAYGIRARIKVVKNKVAPPFRQAEVDVLYGQGISRMGELIDMGVENGIIEKSGSWFAYGSEKLGQGKENVRALLQDNPDLAHSIEEALMTHLGFRDVPEDEAAPAPDAGE; this is translated from the coding sequence ATGGCCCGTAAAGCCGTAGACCCCGAAGCCCTGCGCAAAGAAGCGCTGGGCACCGCCCTGACCACCATTGAACGCAAGTTCGGCAAAGGCTCGATCATGCGCCTGGACGGCGAGGCGTCCCATTCCATCCCGTTCATCCCCACCGGTTCCATCGGCCTGGATATCGCCCTGGGCATCGGCGGCGTACCGCGCGGCCGGGTCATCGAGATCTACGGCCCCGAATCCTCGGGCAAGACCACCCTGGCCCTGCACATCATCGCCCAGGCCCAGAAGGCGGGCGGCTCGGCGGCCTTTGTCGACGCCGAGCACGCGCTGGACCCCGGCTACGCCAAGCGGTTGGGCGTACACACCGACGACCTGCTCATCTCCCAGCCCGACTACGGCGAACAGGCGCTCGAAATCGCCGATCTGCTGGTCCGCTCCGGCGCGCTCGACGTCATCGTCATCGACTCGGTGGCCGCGCTCATCCCGCAGGCCGAGCTCGAAGGCCAGATGGGTGAGACCCAGGTGGGCAGCCAGGCGCGGCTCATGTCCCATGCCCTGCGCAAGCTGACCGGCACCATCCACAAGTCCAACTGCGTGGTCATCTTCATCAACCAGATCCGCATGAAGATCGGCATGACCGGCTACGGCAACCCCGAGACCACCTCGGGCGGCAACGCGCTCAAATTCTACGCCTCCTGCCGCCTGGACATCCGCCGCATCCAGACCCTCAAGGACAAGGACGAGGCCTACGGCATCCGCGCCCGTATCAAAGTGGTCAAAAACAAGGTTGCCCCGCCCTTCCGCCAGGCCGAGGTGGACGTCCTCTACGGCCAGGGCATCTCCCGCATGGGCGAACTCATCGACATGGGCGTGGAGAACGGCATCATTGAGAAATCCGGTTCCTGGTTCGCCTACGGTTCCGAGAAGCTCGGCCAGGGCAAGGAGAACGTCCGCGCCCTGCTGCAGGACAACCCGGACCTGGCCCATTCCATCGAAGAGGCCCTGATGACGCACCTCGGGTTCCGCGACGTGCCCGAGGATGAGGCCGCACCGGCACCGGACGCCGGCGAATAG
- a CDS encoding YccF domain-containing protein: MLSFLGNVIWWLIGGVFMALGWLFAGCLFAISIIGLPWARSAFVIAGFSLMPFGRTLVRRDVLTGQQDIGTSDWGTVGNIIWFVFAGWWLALGHILSALGCFITILGIPWGWQHLKLAAATLAPIGMTVVTVEQAERLHGVRMDR; this comes from the coding sequence ATGCTTTCGTTTCTCGGCAATGTCATCTGGTGGCTCATCGGCGGCGTGTTCATGGCCCTGGGCTGGCTCTTCGCCGGCTGCCTCTTCGCCATCTCCATCATCGGCTTGCCCTGGGCCCGGTCCGCCTTCGTCATCGCCGGGTTCTCGCTGATGCCCTTCGGCCGGACCCTGGTCCGGCGCGACGTGCTCACCGGGCAACAGGACATCGGCACCTCGGACTGGGGCACGGTGGGCAACATCATCTGGTTCGTCTTCGCGGGCTGGTGGCTGGCGCTCGGGCACATCCTGTCCGCGCTGGGCTGTTTCATCACCATCCTCGGCATCCCGTGGGGCTGGCAGCACCTCAAGCTGGCCGCGGCCACCCTGGCCCCCATCGGCATGACCGTGGTCACGGTGGAGCAGGCCGAGCGGCTGCACGGCGTGCGCATGGACCGCTGA
- a CDS encoding calcium/sodium antiporter, producing the protein MFIDIVTFSVSALLLWFGANWIVTSASLIARKYNVSELVIGLTIVALGTSAPEFLVTINAAFRGQNDISLSNVVGSNIFNLGFILGLMALIKPLTSNRTIVYRDGLLLFLTTAGILAVSFTGTLGRVFGACLVALLVGYLTYLGMKREAVGEEELEETRGKVATWRDGVWLAAGFVAIAAGGDLMVTAATSIATQLGVSSWVIGVTIVAAGTSLPELVTCLAASVRGKNEMLLGNLIGSDFFNFAGVLGLTCLLKPLPVSAEASSGLIVLVGMVGLVLVLLRTGWKVRRWEGALLIAVNLVRWAHDFMH; encoded by the coding sequence ATGTTCATAGACATCGTCACCTTCAGCGTGTCCGCGCTGCTGCTCTGGTTCGGGGCCAACTGGATCGTCACCTCGGCATCGCTCATCGCCCGCAAGTACAACGTGTCCGAGCTGGTCATCGGCCTGACCATCGTGGCGCTGGGCACGTCCGCGCCCGAGTTCCTGGTGACCATCAACGCGGCCTTCCGGGGGCAGAACGACATCTCTCTGTCCAACGTGGTCGGGTCCAACATCTTCAACCTCGGCTTCATCCTCGGGCTCATGGCCCTGATCAAGCCGCTTACCTCCAATCGGACCATCGTCTACCGCGACGGGCTGCTCCTGTTCCTGACCACGGCGGGCATCCTGGCCGTGTCCTTCACCGGGACGCTGGGCCGGGTCTTCGGGGCCTGCCTCGTGGCGCTGCTCGTCGGCTACCTGACCTATCTGGGCATGAAGCGCGAGGCCGTGGGCGAGGAAGAGCTGGAGGAGACGCGGGGCAAGGTCGCCACCTGGCGCGACGGGGTCTGGCTTGCGGCCGGGTTCGTGGCCATCGCTGCGGGCGGGGACCTGATGGTCACGGCGGCCACGTCCATCGCCACCCAACTCGGCGTGTCGTCCTGGGTCATCGGCGTGACCATCGTGGCCGCGGGGACCTCCCTGCCCGAGCTGGTCACCTGCCTGGCGGCCTCCGTCCGGGGCAAGAACGAGATGCTGCTCGGCAACCTCATCGGCTCGGATTTCTTCAACTTCGCGGGCGTGCTCGGGCTGACTTGCCTGCTCAAGCCGCTGCCGGTCTCGGCCGAGGCCTCGTCCGGCCTGATCGTCCTGGTGGGCATGGTCGGCCTGGTCCTCGTGCTCCTGCGCACGGGCTGGAAGGTCCGCCGCTGGGAAGGGGCCCTGCTCATCGCCGTCAACCTGGTCCGCTGGGCCCACGACTTCATGCACTAG
- a CDS encoding alkaline phosphatase: MLRVEKLFVRCALALALAMMFMAGSAYAKDAKYVFFFIGDGMGLPQRAASSAYLGKKLAIDAMPAQGITTTFANDRFITGSAASATALATGVKTNINYIGVDPSFKPVKTIAEMARDRGMKVGIVSSVSVDHATPAAFYAHVKTRSMYHEIDHALADSGFDFFAGGGLKDPQGKKSKAPMGDALEKAKANGYRIVTDKKDFMALKPGDGKVIAWNAWLQDGKALPYVMDMTDQDITLPEFTQKAIEMLDNDKGFFLMVEGGKIDWACHANDAAASIDNTVSFDQAVQKAMAFYEQHPDETLIVVTGDHECGGLTLGFAGTKYGSHYDILSHQKVSFQKFTDETLADFKKKGGDFNAMKPIITADFGLKFEGDAKTDPMVLADYQQADIEQAFRRTMAGEKIKGGDYLLYGEYDPLSVTLTHVLNQKAGLGWTSYKHTGVPVSTSAIGVNCQAFNGSYDNKDVATKIMASMGMPAKPVYADAADVRVAAN, from the coding sequence ATGTTGAGAGTGGAAAAACTGTTTGTCAGGTGCGCCCTGGCGCTGGCGCTGGCCATGATGTTCATGGCCGGTTCCGCCTACGCCAAGGACGCGAAATACGTATTTTTCTTCATCGGCGATGGCATGGGCCTGCCGCAGCGCGCCGCCAGCTCCGCCTATCTGGGCAAGAAGCTGGCCATCGACGCCATGCCCGCCCAGGGCATCACCACCACCTTTGCCAACGACCGGTTCATCACCGGTTCCGCCGCGTCCGCCACGGCCCTGGCCACCGGCGTGAAGACCAACATCAACTACATCGGCGTGGACCCGTCCTTCAAGCCGGTCAAGACCATCGCCGAGATGGCCCGCGACAGGGGCATGAAGGTCGGCATCGTCTCGTCCGTGTCCGTCGACCACGCCACCCCGGCCGCGTTCTACGCCCACGTCAAGACCCGCTCCATGTACCACGAGATCGACCACGCCCTGGCCGACTCCGGCTTCGACTTCTTCGCGGGCGGCGGGCTCAAGGATCCTCAGGGCAAGAAGTCCAAGGCCCCCATGGGCGACGCCCTGGAAAAAGCCAAGGCCAACGGCTACAGGATCGTCACCGACAAGAAGGACTTCATGGCGCTCAAGCCTGGCGACGGCAAGGTCATCGCCTGGAACGCCTGGCTCCAGGACGGCAAGGCGCTGCCCTATGTCATGGACATGACCGACCAGGACATCACCCTGCCCGAGTTCACCCAGAAGGCCATCGAGATGCTCGACAACGACAAGGGCTTCTTCCTGATGGTCGAGGGCGGCAAGATCGACTGGGCCTGCCACGCCAACGACGCGGCCGCCTCCATCGACAACACCGTGTCCTTCGACCAAGCCGTGCAGAAGGCCATGGCCTTCTATGAGCAGCACCCGGACGAGACCCTGATTGTGGTCACCGGCGACCACGAGTGCGGCGGCCTGACCCTGGGCTTTGCGGGCACCAAGTACGGTTCCCACTACGACATCCTCAGCCACCAGAAGGTCTCCTTCCAGAAGTTCACCGACGAGACCCTGGCCGACTTCAAGAAGAAGGGCGGCGACTTCAACGCCATGAAGCCGATCATCACCGCGGACTTCGGCCTGAAGTTCGAGGGCGACGCCAAGACCGATCCCATGGTCCTGGCCGACTACCAGCAGGCCGACATCGAGCAGGCCTTCCGCCGGACCATGGCCGGGGAAAAGATCAAGGGCGGCGACTACCTGCTGTACGGTGAGTATGACCCGCTGTCCGTCACCCTGACCCACGTGCTCAACCAGAAGGCCGGCCTGGGCTGGACCTCCTACAAGCACACCGGCGTGCCGGTTTCCACCTCGGCCATCGGCGTCAACTGCCAGGCCTTCAACGGCAGCTACGACAACAAGGACGTGGCCACCAAGATCATGGCCTCCATGGGCATGCCCGCCAAGCCCGTGTACGCGGACGCCGCCGACGTGCGCGTGGCCGCCAACTAG
- a CDS encoding class I SAM-dependent methyltransferase encodes MQMETTPQTPPRSKEYWNNHARSFPRFEEGEDNYEAGVMRMIRDNGVDFRGASVLDVGCGSGMYTIRIAREAARVTALDVSDVMLDILREDAETLGLHNIDYVRADWMDYDRDETFDVVFCSMTPAIMSEESRLKLLRHARGKTVFMGFAGLMKSDVMTGLYAHYGVTPRMFVNGTDMRNWLDEKGIPYVACPVEGTWTVENSLEKLTDSCTTFLSQYGVTADQDHLRRHLAQFEEKPGVFVERTEYKIDLLIWDKAA; translated from the coding sequence ATGCAGATGGAGACGACGCCGCAGACTCCGCCCAGGAGCAAGGAATACTGGAACAACCATGCCCGCAGCTTTCCCCGGTTCGAGGAGGGGGAGGACAACTACGAGGCGGGCGTGATGCGCATGATCAGAGATAACGGCGTGGACTTCCGCGGCGCGTCGGTCCTGGACGTGGGCTGCGGCAGCGGCATGTACACCATCCGCATCGCCCGCGAGGCCGCCCGGGTCACGGCGCTGGACGTTTCGGACGTGATGCTGGACATCCTGCGCGAGGACGCCGAGACGCTCGGGCTGCACAACATCGACTACGTGCGCGCCGACTGGATGGACTATGACCGCGACGAGACCTTCGACGTCGTCTTCTGCTCCATGACCCCGGCCATCATGAGCGAGGAATCCCGGCTCAAGCTCCTGCGCCACGCGCGCGGCAAGACCGTGTTCATGGGCTTTGCCGGGCTGATGAAGTCCGACGTCATGACCGGCCTGTACGCCCACTACGGGGTGACCCCCAGGATGTTCGTCAACGGCACCGACATGCGCAACTGGCTGGACGAAAAGGGCATCCCCTACGTCGCCTGCCCGGTGGAAGGCACCTGGACGGTCGAGAACTCCCTGGAGAAGCTGACCGACTCCTGCACCACCTTCCTCTCCCAATACGGCGTGACCGCCGACCAGGACCACCTGCGCCGCCACCTCGCGCAGTTCGAGGAAAAGCCCGGCGTGTTCGTGGAACGGACGGAGTACAAGATCGACCTGCTCATCTGGGACAAGGCGGCCTGA
- a CDS encoding Bax inhibitor-1/YccA family protein, whose product MTQYPSMQRTETSRAEVLNAFMRGVYGWMSAGLGLTALIAFATLTVPALTNLAFVYNPQTGGYAPTMLPMIALLLAFGMVFFMSFKIRTMNPSTATTLFMAFSALNGFSLAPILFAYTTASVVSTFITTAGMFGAMSIYGMVTKKDLTGWGSLLFMGLIGIIIAMVVNMFLQSAGMSFAISVIGVIIFVGLTAYDTQKLKTMGETVPMGDTAAVRRGTILGALTLYLDFYNLFLMLLRLMGDRR is encoded by the coding sequence ATGACTCAGTATCCCAGCATGCAACGGACGGAGACTTCCAGGGCCGAAGTCCTGAACGCCTTCATGCGCGGCGTCTACGGCTGGATGAGCGCGGGCCTGGGCCTGACCGCCCTGATCGCCTTCGCCACCCTGACCGTCCCCGCCCTGACCAACCTGGCGTTCGTTTACAACCCCCAGACCGGCGGGTATGCGCCGACCATGCTGCCGATGATCGCCCTGCTCCTGGCCTTCGGCATGGTCTTCTTCATGAGCTTCAAGATCCGGACCATGAACCCGAGCACGGCCACCACCCTGTTCATGGCCTTCAGCGCACTCAACGGATTTTCCCTGGCCCCGATCCTCTTCGCCTACACCACGGCCTCGGTGGTCTCGACCTTCATCACCACCGCGGGCATGTTCGGGGCCATGTCCATCTACGGCATGGTCACCAAAAAAGACCTGACCGGGTGGGGCAGCCTGCTCTTCATGGGGCTGATCGGCATCATCATCGCCATGGTGGTGAACATGTTCCTGCAGAGCGCGGGCATGTCGTTCGCCATCTCGGTCATCGGCGTGATCATCTTCGTGGGCCTGACCGCCTACGACACCCAGAAGCTCAAGACCATGGGCGAGACCGTGCCCATGGGCGACACCGCGGCGGTCCGCCGAGGCACCATCCTGGGCGCCCTGACCCTGTACCTGGACTTCTACAACCTGTTCCTCATGCTGCTCCGCCTGATGGGCGACCGCAGATAA
- a CDS encoding substrate-binding periplasmic protein, whose amino-acid sequence MFAAVLAFCLAVGNADARGPVFEVAAYLLPPMSRLDKAGKLNGETVEAMGRVLSDMGYTPKFRVLPFRRCLEAMRDGTVSMMLPCVVSIERQAFMRFSDPVAHMHTVLWKLGPDQAGCWQTLDDLAGLRIGVIEGYYYGPKWQEALAAGTFRVEESIGREPNRANFRMLLEGRLDRVLCDRRLGLYLKEQGAPLFDEVTACPGEIGESVPLCVPVSLRFFKDHGLSADEFLTRFNAGLKKHIVP is encoded by the coding sequence TTGTTCGCAGCGGTGCTGGCGTTCTGTCTGGCTGTGGGAAATGCCGACGCCCGCGGACCGGTCTTCGAGGTGGCGGCGTATCTGTTGCCGCCCATGTCCCGGTTGGACAAGGCCGGGAAGCTCAACGGCGAGACGGTGGAGGCGATGGGGCGGGTGTTGTCCGACATGGGCTACACGCCGAAATTCCGCGTCCTGCCGTTCCGGCGCTGCCTGGAGGCCATGCGCGACGGGACCGTGTCCATGATGCTCCCGTGCGTGGTCAGCATCGAGCGGCAGGCCTTCATGCGCTTTTCCGATCCCGTGGCGCACATGCACACCGTGCTCTGGAAACTGGGGCCGGATCAGGCAGGCTGCTGGCAGACTCTGGATGACCTGGCGGGCCTGCGCATCGGGGTCATCGAGGGATATTACTACGGGCCCAAGTGGCAGGAGGCCCTGGCCGCCGGGACCTTCCGGGTGGAAGAGAGCATCGGCAGGGAGCCGAACCGGGCCAACTTCCGGATGCTTCTGGAAGGCCGCCTGGACAGGGTTCTCTGCGACCGCCGCCTCGGGCTCTATCTGAAGGAGCAGGGCGCACCCCTGTTCGATGAAGTGACCGCCTGCCCCGGCGAGATCGGCGAGAGCGTGCCCCTGTGCGTCCCGGTCTCCCTCCGTTTTTTCAAGGACCACGGCCTGTCGGCCGACGAGTTCCTGACCCGCTTCAACGCCGGGCTCAAGAAGCATATCGTCCCCTAG
- a CDS encoding tRNA(5-methylaminomethyl-2-thiouridylate) methyltransferase — MAERNTYDALALLSGGLDSILAVRTVMDQGLTVLGLHFVTPFFGKPHLIPFWRDHYGIEAVEVDIRQEYVDMLLGGPSQGFGKWLNPCIDCKIIMLEHAHGLMAGYGAKFLISGEVIGQRPMSQREDALNLITKRAEVRDVLLRPLCARNLPPTPMEESGLVDRERLHDWHGRGRKPQYAMAEHYGFTEIPTPAGGCCLTESQGAARFVKLLTHRDRPAPNDFTLARTGRQVWAGAHWLAFGRTAEDNDQLAACAEAGDYVFKLADFPGPLAVGRPLQGEWDAEVLKDAAALICSYSGKARKRFEATGEPVRVAVRRQGRTETVAVVPARETVLQWAEPKPEIVREWKKERAQA; from the coding sequence ATGGCGGAACGAAACACATACGACGCACTGGCGCTGCTGTCCGGCGGCCTGGATTCCATCCTGGCCGTGCGCACGGTCATGGACCAGGGCCTGACGGTCCTCGGGCTGCACTTTGTCACGCCCTTTTTCGGCAAGCCCCATCTCATCCCGTTCTGGCGGGACCACTACGGTATTGAGGCCGTGGAGGTGGACATCCGGCAGGAGTACGTGGACATGCTCCTGGGCGGGCCGTCCCAGGGGTTCGGCAAGTGGCTCAACCCGTGCATCGACTGCAAGATCATCATGCTCGAACACGCCCACGGGCTCATGGCCGGGTACGGCGCGAAGTTCCTGATTTCGGGCGAGGTCATCGGCCAGCGGCCCATGAGCCAGCGGGAGGACGCGCTCAATCTGATCACCAAGCGGGCCGAGGTGCGCGATGTGCTCCTGCGCCCCCTATGCGCCAGGAACCTGCCGCCCACGCCCATGGAGGAATCCGGGCTGGTGGACCGCGAGAGGCTGCACGACTGGCACGGGCGGGGCCGCAAGCCGCAGTACGCCATGGCCGAGCACTACGGGTTCACCGAGATTCCCACCCCGGCGGGCGGCTGCTGCCTGACCGAATCCCAGGGCGCGGCCCGGTTTGTCAAGCTCCTGACCCACCGCGACCGCCCGGCCCCCAATGATTTCACCCTGGCCCGCACCGGGCGCCAGGTCTGGGCCGGTGCGCACTGGCTGGCCTTCGGCCGGACCGCCGAGGACAACGACCAGTTGGCAGCCTGCGCCGAAGCGGGCGACTACGTGTTCAAACTGGCCGACTTCCCCGGCCCCCTGGCCGTGGGCAGGCCTCTTCAAGGCGAGTGGGACGCCGAAGTCCTCAAGGACGCCGCCGCGCTCATCTGCTCCTATTCGGGCAAGGCCCGCAAGCGGTTCGAGGCCACGGGCGAGCCCGTCCGGGTGGCCGTCCGCCGCCAAGGACGCACCGAGACCGTGGCCGTGGTTCCGGCCCGCGAGACCGTGCTCCAGTGGGCCGAGCCCAAGCCCGAGATCGTCCGCGAGTGGAAGAAGGAACGCGCCCAAGCTTAG
- the trpS gene encoding tryptophan--tRNA ligase, giving the protein MQRILTGERTTGNLHIGHYFGSLQSRVALQDEYETFIILADMQVLYDHLEDEKGKAIRDNVYLALLDNLAAGLDPEKTTFFVQSEIPELAELAMFFSFLVSVGRAKRNPTVKAEMEQAGTSYEHMNLGFLCFPVSQAADILLPKANLVPVGEDQIPHIEQTREIARRFNTLFGETFPVPDYLVSDFPRLPGLDGKSKMSKSLNNVINLTDDEETVNRKIKKAYSGEGHALFTYGKLFGVEPDERMGAFKPALAESVNAFLEPIRARRRELEKEPGFLREILDKGRDRVREIGARTLAEVKDRMGMVY; this is encoded by the coding sequence ATGCAAAGAATACTGACCGGAGAGCGGACGACCGGCAACCTGCACATAGGCCACTACTTCGGCTCGCTGCAATCGCGGGTCGCGTTGCAGGACGAATACGAGACCTTCATCATCCTGGCGGACATGCAGGTCCTCTACGACCACCTGGAGGACGAAAAGGGCAAGGCCATCCGCGACAACGTCTATCTGGCCCTGCTCGACAACCTGGCCGCGGGGCTGGACCCGGAGAAGACGACCTTCTTCGTGCAGAGCGAGATCCCGGAACTGGCCGAGCTGGCCATGTTCTTCTCCTTCCTGGTCTCCGTGGGCCGGGCCAAGCGGAACCCCACGGTCAAGGCGGAGATGGAACAGGCGGGCACCAGCTATGAGCACATGAACCTCGGTTTTCTCTGCTTCCCGGTCTCCCAGGCGGCCGACATCCTGCTGCCCAAGGCGAACCTGGTGCCCGTGGGCGAGGACCAGATTCCGCACATCGAACAGACCCGCGAGATCGCCCGCCGGTTCAACACGCTCTTCGGCGAGACCTTTCCCGTACCGGACTATCTCGTCTCCGACTTTCCCCGGCTCCCGGGACTCGACGGCAAAAGCAAGATGTCGAAATCGCTGAACAACGTCATCAATCTGACGGACGACGAAGAGACCGTGAACCGCAAGATCAAGAAGGCCTATTCCGGCGAAGGACACGCCCTCTTCACCTACGGCAAACTGTTCGGCGTGGAACCCGATGAGCGCATGGGGGCCTTCAAGCCCGCCCTGGCCGAAAGCGTCAACGCCTTTCTGGAACCGATCCGGGCCCGGCGCAGGGAATTGGAAAAGGAGCCCGGTTTCCTGCGCGAAATCCTGGACAAGGGCCGTGACCGGGTCCGGGAGATCGGCGCCCGAACCCTGGCCGAGGTGAAGGACCGGATGGGGATGGTCTACTAG